The Amaranthus tricolor cultivar Red isolate AtriRed21 chromosome 6, ASM2621246v1, whole genome shotgun sequence genome has a segment encoding these proteins:
- the LOC130814945 gene encoding uncharacterized protein LOC130814945, translating to MGRLSQSSPETTSSVDDNGADLGFRSNYDRSLFKRTHPPHSSDTSKLSDRQFFATGHRFRSRRKTFQLKGNSLVYVIILVAVFGFALASMVLQSSITSVFRQGVNVGGMSSQGLKLGTSLRFVPSMRFLEEGRLDLLRKMPRIGVRAPRLALILGNMKKNSETLMLFTLMKNLRHIGYKLKCYALKDGEARAMWEEIGGRMTILSLERYEHFDWSQYEGVIVNSLEAKEVISSLMQAPFCSVPVVWIIQDDSLAKRLLHYNKMGWDQLISHWQIAFGRADVVVFHDFSLPMLYSVLDNGNFFVIPGSPIDVWAAERYLKTHSKNDLRKRNDYDADDVLVVVLGSSIFYNELSWDYAVAMHTIGPLLTKYAKGKDADGSFKFIFLCGNTSYGSNDALEGIASRLRLSPGSIRHYSMGHDVNGVLLMADIVLYGSSQDEEAFPSLLIRAMSFGIPVVVPDLQVISKYVVDGVHGMVFSKNNPDDLLRIFSLLISSEGKLSKFADVVGSTGKLLARNLLAFESIIGYAKLMENVLNFPSDASLPAPISQIQQDSWEWNSFSEVMEQTADGMTSMDEEGNIMEGSILIRMLEEDFNTFATLRNMSVDTIDIAKQDLISTDDLNGAEEIASFEEFERREMDQIDERTEKDPGVWDVIYRNARKSEKLRFEVNERDDGELQRTGRRICIYEAYSGAGAWPLLHHGSLYRGLSLSRRSRRLSSDDVDAAYRLPFLNDPHYRDILCEMGGMFSIAYKVDDIHKRPWIGFQSWKASGRGVSLSHKAEISLEDIIQNETKGEAIYFWTRLDTDLGLSESNSLISFWSTCDVLNGGYCRTAFENAFRRMYGLPSNVDALPSMPEDSDHWSALHSWVMPTSSFLEFMMFSRMFVDSLDALHSDGSRTTHCPLGVSEIEKKHCYCRVLELLVNVWAYHSARSMVYIDPRTGILEEQHPVNQRKGSMWVKYFNFTLLKTMDEDLAEAADDGDLQREAWLWPLTGEVHWQGIYEREREQRYRLKMDKKRKIKEKLIERMKYGYKQKSLGK from the exons ATGGGTCGCCTTTCTCAATCTTCACCGGAAACCACCTCTTCAGTTGACGACAATGGCGCCGATCTAGGGTTTCGATCTAACTACGATCGTTCTCTATTCAAACGCACACATCCTCCTCACTCTTCTGACACCTCCAAATTATCTGATCGACAGTTTTTTGCCACTGGACATCGTTTTCGTTCTCGGAGGAAAACTTTTCAACTCAAAGGAAATTCGTTAGTTTACGTTATTATTTTAGTTGCTGTGTTTGGCTTTGCGTTGGCTTCTATGGTGTTGCAGAGTTCTATTACTTCTGTGTTCAGACAAGGTGTTAATGTCGGTGGAATGTCTTCTCAGGGGTTGAAGCTTGGTACTAGTTTACGATTTGTTCCTTCTATGAGGTTTCTTGAAGAAGGTCGGCTTGATCTGCTTCGGAAGATGCCTCGGATTGGTGTTAGAGCACCTAGACTTGCTCTT ATTTTAGGAAACATGAAGAAAAACTCTGAGACATTAATGTTGTTCACACTGATGAAGAACTTGCGGCATATTGGCTACAAGTTGAAG TGCTATGCTCTGAAGGACGGTGAAGCACGAGCAATGTGGGAAGAAATAGGAGGTCGAATGACAATTCTAAGTCTTGAAAGATATGAACATTTTGATTGGTCCCA ATATGAAGGTGTCATTGTGAATTCTCTTGAGGCTAAAGAAGTAATATCAAG CCTCATGCAGGCGCCATTTTGTTCTGTGCCGGTTGTATGGATTATTCAAGATGATAGCCTTGCAAAGCGTCTTCTGCATTACAACAAGATGGGCTGGGACCAACTTATTTCCCATTGGCAAATTGCATTTGGCAGAGCTGATGTTGTTGTCTTTCATGATTTTTCCTTGCCG ATGTTGTATAGTGTCCTTGACAATGGAAACTTCTTTGTAATTCCTGGATCTCCAATTGATGTGTGGGCTGCGGAACGCTATCTTAAAACCCACTCCAAAAACGATTTGCGGAAAAGAAATGATTATGATGCAGATGATGTGCTGGTTGTGGTTCTTGGAAGTTCAATCTTCTACAATGAACTATCTTGGGATTATGCTGTTGCGATGCATACTATTGGACCTCTTCTTACCAAGTATGCCAAGGGGAAGGATGCTGATGGATCATTTAAATTCATCTTTTTATGTGGGAATACCAGTTACGGGTCAAATGATGCTTTAGAG GGTATTGCTTCTCGCCTAAGACTTAGTCCTGGTTCCATAAGGCATTATAGCATGGGCCATGATGTGAATGGAGTGTTATTGATGGCTGACATAGTTCTTTACGGATCATCACAAGATGAAGAAGCCTTCCCGTCATTATTAATCAGAGCTATGTCCTTTGGAATTCCCGTAGTTGTACCTGATCTTCAAGTGATAAGTAAATAT GTTGTTGATGGTGTTCATGGAATGGTTTTCTCTAAGAATAACCCAGATGATTTGCTGAGAATCTTCTCGCTTTTAATTTCAAGTGAAGGAAAACTGTCCAAGTTTGCTGATGTAGTGGGCTCTACTGGGAAGCTTCTTGCTAGGAACTTGTTAGCTTTTGAGTCTATAATTGGCTATGCGAAGCTTATGGAAAATGTTCTAAATTTTCCTTCAGATGCTTCTCTGCCTGCACCAATATCTCAGATTCAACAGGATTCATGGGAATGGAATTCCTTCAGTGAAGTGATGGAACAGACAGCTGATGGCATGACAAGTATGGATGAGGAAGGAAATATAATGGAAGGGTCTATTTTGATTCGGATGCTTGAGGAAGATTTTAATACTTTTGCAACTTTGAGGAATATGTCTGTGGACACTATTGACATCGCAAAACAGGATCTTATAAGCACTGACGATCTAAATGGTGCTGAAGAGATAGCAAGCTTTGAAGAGTTTGAGAGGCGAGAAATGGATCAG ATTGATGAGAGAACGGAAAAGGACCCTGGTGTTTGGGATGTGATATACCGAAATGCTCGTAAATCTGAGAAACTCCGGTTTGAAGTTAACGAAAGAGACGATGGTGAATTACAAAGAACAGGTCGCCGGATATGCATTTATGAAGCTTATAGTGGTGCTGGGGCCTGGCCCCTTTTGCATCATGGTTCTCTGTACCGTGGTTTGAGTCTT TCTAGAAGATCACGGAGATTAAGCTCTGATGATGTGGATGCAGCTTATAGACTTCCCTTCCTAAATGACCCCCATTATCGGGACATTCTCTGTGAAATGGGAGGCATGTTTTCTATTGCATATAAGGTGGATGATATACACAAGAGACCATGGATTGGATTTCAGTCATGGAAAGCTTCGGGTAGAGGG GTTTCACTGTCTCATAAAGCTGAAATTTCTCTTGAAGATATAATACAGAATGAAACCAAAGGAGAGGCTATTTACTTCTGGACACGATTGGACACAGACCTTGGTCTTTCAGAAAGCAATAGCTTGATTTCGTTTTGGTCAACATGTGATGTCTTAAATGGAGGATATTGCAG AACGGCTTTTGAAAATGCATTTCGCCGTATGTACGGCTTGCCTTCAAATGTCGATGCCCTTCCTTCAATGCCCGAGGATTCTGATCACTGGTCTGCTTTGCATAGCTGGGTCATGCCAACATCTTCCTTTCTGGAATTCATGATGTTCTCGAG GATGTTTGTTGATTCTCTTGATGCTTTACATAGTGACGGAAGTAGAACAACTCACTGTCCACTGGGAGTTTCAGAAATTGAG AAAAAACACTGTTATTGTCGTGTTTTGGAGCTTCTAGTCAATGTCTGGGCCTATCATAGCGCACGGAGTATGGTATACATTGATCCACGTACGGGTATACTGGAAGAACAGCACCCTGTAAATCAAAGGAAAGGATCTATGTGGGTCAAATACTTCAACTTTACACTGTTGAAAACCATGGACGAAGATCTTGCAGAAGCTGCCGATGATGGTGATCTGCAACGTGAAGCCTGGTTGTGGCCGTTGACCGGGGAAGTGCATTGGCAAGGCATATACGAAAGGGAAAGGGAGCAAAGATATAGGCTCAAAATGGATAAGAAAcgaaaaattaaagagaaacTAATTGAGAGGATGAAGTACGGGTATAAACAGAAATCTCTTGGAAAATAA